From a region of the Lactuca sativa cultivar Salinas chromosome 4, Lsat_Salinas_v11, whole genome shotgun sequence genome:
- the LOC111902278 gene encoding transcription factor TCP5, translating to MFNNTSEGKDVRAKQEGSSNEHIFPKHTSTSRQWAGFKNPRIVRVSKDFGGKDRHSKVCTVKGLRDRRIRLSVPTAIQLYDLQDRLGLNQPSKVIDWLLDSTKDDIDKLPPLQMIPGDLNQFHQAPTTFIPQDLNSPQISFSHFLTNPNATFVKDVGNRTLLYTKQGMKLDNDHGINGDNQRMKGKEAVVENKWNEQENGDGNGGLNFFPIPQYSYPGLFPYNPSYNWEPNSNVAISQFGNQGLISSHTDPSMALPSASQFLFCPPSAITPPAFSPYLMPTLGENYDLARQNNNFHLVSSSSPNVQPNFLLPLLNANDSQERVPFSLDAHPNVRSQKNVDS from the coding sequence ATGTTCAACAATACTTCAGAAGGAAAAGACGTTCGAGCAAAGCAAGAAGgcagcagcaatgagcatataTTTCCGAAGCATACATCAACTTCAAGACAATGGGCAGGTTTTAAGAACCCACGAATCGTAAGAGTGTCTAAGGATTTTGGAGGGAAAGATAGGCATAGCAAGGTATGCACTGTAAAAGGATTAAGGGACCGAAGAATTAGACTTTCTGTTCCTACAGCTATTCAATTGTATGATCTTCAAGATAGGTTAGGGTTAAACCAACCTAGCAAGGTTATAGATTGGTTGCTAGATTCAACTAAAGATGATATTGATAAGCTTCCACCACTCCAAATGATACCTGGAGATCTCAATCAATTCCATCAAGCACCGACGACCTTTATTCCTCAAGATTTGAATTCACCTCAAATTTCTTTCTCTCACTTCCTAACTAATCCAAATGCAACCTTTGTTAAAGATGTTGGAAACCGAACCTTACTGTATACCAAACAAGGAATGAAGCTTGACAACGATCATGGCATCAATGGAGACAATCAGAGAATGAAAGGGAAGGAAGCAGTAGTTGAAAACAAGTGGAACGAGCAAGAAAATGGAGATGGAAATGGAGGTTTGAACTTTTTTCCCATACCTCAATACTCTTACCCTGGATTGTTTCCATACAACCCTTCATATAATTGGGAACCGAATTCAAATGTAGCAATATCTCAGTTTGGGAACCAAGGGCTAATTTCTTCTCATACTGATCCTTCAATGGCTCTTCCATCTGCATCTCAGTTTCTCTTCTGTCCTCCTTCAGCCATCACACCCCCAGCTTTCTCTCCCTATCTGATGCCCACTTTAGGAGAGAATTATGATCTTGCTAGACAAAATAATAACTTCCATTTGGTTAGCTCAAGTTCCCCAAATGTACAACCAAATTTTCTTTTGCCACTACTTAACGCCAATGATTCTCAAGAGAGAGTACCCTTCAGCTTGGATGCACATCCGAATGTACGTTCACAGAAGAATGTTGATAGCTGA